Sequence from the Rhizobium sp. TH2 genome:
TTCTAATGCTTAGTATGCCGAGCCCTCGCCGCCATCGAGCCTGTGCCGCTCGGTGCCTTTGAGCGGTGGGTTGAAGACGCTGACCAGGATCAGGTCGCTGGCCTTGCCGCCGCGCAGATAATGCTTGTCGTGCTTGTCCAGCACATAGATATCGCCGGGGCGGATGGGCAGGAAGTTGCCCTGCATGTCCTCGACCTCGCCTTCGCCCGCGATGCAATAGCAGGCCTCGAGATGATTGCGGTATTCGAGCACGGATTCGCTGCCCGCCCGCACCACCGTATGGCAAACGGTAAAACCCATGCCGTCCATCTCGGTCAGCATGCGATGGCTGGTGCCGTTGCCCCATTCGACGAAGAAATCCGACTGCTCGACATCACCAAGGCTTCGCTTGAACATTTCTCTTCTCCAGAAAAATAACAGATTTATCGTGAGCACTATTTACTTCGCCGGACTGCTCGATGAAAACTGATGATAGTTTGCAAACCAGTTAGATTTTCTTACATATGAACCTGCCGCCCGCCAATGCCCTGCGCGCCTTCGAGGCCGCTGCCCGCCTGCTGAGCGTTTCCCGCGCCGGCGACGAGTTGAATGTCACGCATGCCGCGATTTCCCACCACATCCGGCATCTAGAGGAATGGTTCGGCACCAAACTGTTTCGCAAGGAGGGCCGCAATGTCGTGCTCACCGATCATGGCGCCGCGCTGTCCACTACCCTGACTGACAGCTTTCGACAGATCGAGGCCGAGTGCCGCTCTATCCGGCGGGTGAGCCACCCGGCAGGCCTTACGATCGCCTGCATCCCATCCATCGCCAGCCGCTGGCTCATCCCCCTGCTCGCCGACTTCCAGGCAGGCCATGCCAACCTCGACCTTCGCGTCATCTATGCCAAGGCGAGCGACCGGCTGGCCGATTTCGACGCCGACGTGTTGATCACACTGACAGCCGGCGGCGAGGCCGGAACCACGAACCGCAAACTGTTCTCGCGCGTCAACCGGCCGGTGGCGAGCCCACATTATCTCGCCAGGATGACCGGCCGCGAGCCGACGGATATCGCCGGCGCCACCCTTCTGCACGACGAGGATACGGCGAACTGGACGCTTTGGTTCGCTAAAGCGGGCGTTCTGCCCATGCCCGCCATGAAAGGCCCGATCTTTCAGGATTTCAATCTGCTCGCGACATCCGTCATCGCCGGCCACGGCGTCGCACTCTGCCCCGTCGAGGTCTTCGCTCGCGAGATCGCCGCAGGTGACGTCGTCGTCCTCTCGGATATCGCCACGATGGAAGACGAGAGCTATTTCGTCGTGACGCAATCCCGCACGCGCAGTGAAGTCGGCGCTTTTGTCGATTGGTTCATCGCAAGCGTGCGAAGCTCGGCCAGCCAAGGCGATTAGCGCTGGCAACGAGTAAATGCGCCCAGCCAAGGTCCAATTGACAATAGGTTAGGCAAATAAGGCATTTGCCAAAGTCTACGCCGAAATATAGAATCGATCCATTGTTCTTGCATGGGGGAATTTTCATGAACACGCTTGCCAGAATCTGTTGGATCTCTTCACCCGTCTACCTGCTTGTCGGCATGGTATTCGGCATCTGGATGTCGGCGACGCAGGACCATACTTTGGCGCCCGCGCATGCCCATCTCAATCTCATCGGCGGCGTGCTGATGGCGATTTTCGGAGGCTTCTACACGCTGTTTCCAGGCGCCGCCCAGACCATGCTCGCCAAGATCCAGGTCGCTGCAACGCATCTGGCGATCTGGTTCATGTTCCCGGGTATCATCATGGCGATCCAGGGCAAGGGCGACATGCTGGCGAAGATCGGCTCGATTCTCGCCATCATCGCCATCGTGCTGTTCCTGGTGCAGGCCGCGCGCGCTTCGTCGGCCACGCGGGCTGTTTGAACGAGAGTGACGGAGCTCTTGCCTCTGTGTAAACGCCGGAGCGGATTGCTATTTCAAGTGGGGATAGTGGCGCAGTTGTTCGATCTGGGCAGCCGTCAATATCCGCTTCGGCACAATGCACATTATCTGCGGTGAGACGAAGAACAGCATAACCT
This genomic interval carries:
- a CDS encoding ectoine synthase, giving the protein MFKRSLGDVEQSDFFVEWGNGTSHRMLTEMDGMGFTVCHTVVRAGSESVLEYRNHLEACYCIAGEGEVEDMQGNFLPIRPGDIYVLDKHDKHYLRGGKASDLILVSVFNPPLKGTERHRLDGGEGSAY
- a CDS encoding LysR substrate-binding domain-containing protein yields the protein MNLPPANALRAFEAAARLLSVSRAGDELNVTHAAISHHIRHLEEWFGTKLFRKEGRNVVLTDHGAALSTTLTDSFRQIEAECRSIRRVSHPAGLTIACIPSIASRWLIPLLADFQAGHANLDLRVIYAKASDRLADFDADVLITLTAGGEAGTTNRKLFSRVNRPVASPHYLARMTGREPTDIAGATLLHDEDTANWTLWFAKAGVLPMPAMKGPIFQDFNLLATSVIAGHGVALCPVEVFAREIAAGDVVVLSDIATMEDESYFVVTQSRTRSEVGAFVDWFIASVRSSASQGD